One Chionomys nivalis chromosome 4, mChiNiv1.1, whole genome shotgun sequence genomic region harbors:
- the LOC130873015 gene encoding olfactory receptor 7G2-like, translating into MELKNQTALSEFHLLGLTDNHKLLPLIFTMFLFMYLITTLGNLLIIMAISSDSQLHTPMYLFLSILSINDICYSTVTIPKMLVNIQVQDNSISYIECLSQICFVSIFGGMENFLLAVMAYDRYVAICKPLRYTVIMNSFHCVLMVLFSLFLSIMDALLHSLMVLRLSFCTELEIPHFFCELAQIIKLACSDTFLNNFLIFVAAFFFGGGPVCGIIFSYIYIVSSVLRMPTSAGKHRAFSTCASHLSVVSLFYGTGFGVYISSAVTDSLENTAIASMMYSVVPPLLNPFIYSLRNREMKKALGKLAGRIIYLV; encoded by the coding sequence ATGGAACTAAAAAACCAAACAGCACTTTCAGAATTCCATCTGCTTGGACTGACAGACAATCACAAACTTCTGCCCCTCATCTTCACCATGTTCCTCTTCATGTATCTGATCACAACTCTGGGAAACCTGCTTATCATCATGGCCATCAGCTCTGACTCCCAACTGCACACTCCCATGTACCTTTTCCTCTCTATTCTTTCCATTAATGACATTTGTTATAGTACAGTCACAATCCCCAAAATGCTGGTGAACATTCAAGTACAGGACAACAGCATAAGTTACATAGAATGTCTCTCTCAAATATGCTTTGTTTCAATTTTTGGTGGAATGGAAAATTTTCTACTGGCagtgatggcctatgaccgctatgtggccatttgCAAACCCCTAAGGTACACAGTCATCATGAACTCTTTTCACTGTGTCCTGATGGTTCTATTCTCCCTTTTCCTTAGCATTATGGATGCCCTGCTCCACAGTCTGATGGTCCTGCGGCTTTCCTTTTGCACAGAACTAGAAATCCCCCACTTTTTCTGTGAGCTTGCGCAGATTATCAAGCTTGCCTGTTCGGATACATTTCTTAATAATTTCCTGATATTTGTTGCAGCTTTTTTCTTTGGGGGTGGTCCTGTCTGTggaattattttttcatatatttacatCGTGTCCTCAGTCTTAAGAATGCCAACTTCTGCAGGGAAGCACAGAGCCTTTTCCACTTGTGCATCACATCTGTCTGTCGTTTCCTTATTCTATGGGACAGGATTTGGTGTGTACATCAGTTCTGCAGTGACAGATTCTCTCGAAAACACTGCAATAGCTTCCATGATGTATAGTGTAGTTCCTCCATTGCTGAACCCCTTTATCTATAGTCTACGAAACAGGGAAATGAAGAAAGCGTTGGGGAAACTTGCTGGTAGAATCATTTATCTTGTGTGA